One region of Pseudanabaena sp. BC1403 genomic DNA includes:
- a CDS encoding alpha-amylase, whose protein sequence is MSDQNGVMMQYFHWYLPDDGSLWNQVAEQAEELAKIGITSLWLPPAYKGTGGGMDVGYGIYDLFDLGEFDQKGSIRTKYGTKDEYIRAIKAAQKVGINVYADVVFNHKLGADREEEMEATPFSMENRNEAVGEYQHIKAWTHFTFEGRKGKYSTMEWHWWHFDAIDYNVYNEGEDAIYLLKGKSFDHDVDLEKGNFDYLMGCDLDMQNSEVQGELKYWGEWIYDTTHVDGFRFDAVKHVSAGFFPEWLEHVRHHAKRDLFAVGEYWSYEVEALNNFIAITEGKVDLFDAPLHLNFHLASQAGQDYDLSQIFENTLVKDQPTLAVTLVENHDSQPLQSLESIVEAWFKPLAYALILLRQEGYPCIFYGDYYGAHYKDWGKDGKEYEIWMESHQWLLDKFLFARQTYCYGDQLDYFDHPNTIGWTRLGDEEHSGGMAVVLSNGEDGRKWMNVGHPNSTYTDITEHVAETVTTNDEGWAEFCCNGGSVSVWIKK, encoded by the coding sequence ATGTCTGACCAGAATGGCGTGATGATGCAGTACTTTCACTGGTACTTACCAGATGATGGCAGTCTGTGGAATCAAGTAGCCGAGCAAGCCGAGGAATTAGCCAAAATTGGCATTACGTCTCTGTGGTTACCACCTGCTTACAAAGGTACGGGTGGTGGCATGGATGTGGGCTATGGCATTTATGACTTATTTGATCTTGGCGAGTTTGACCAAAAAGGCTCTATCAGAACCAAATATGGGACTAAAGACGAATATATTCGTGCCATTAAAGCCGCGCAGAAAGTGGGAATTAATGTTTATGCTGATGTAGTGTTTAATCACAAACTAGGTGCCGATCGCGAAGAAGAAATGGAAGCGACTCCATTTAGTATGGAAAATCGGAATGAGGCGGTCGGCGAATATCAACACATCAAAGCTTGGACTCACTTTACTTTTGAGGGTCGCAAGGGCAAGTATTCGACGATGGAATGGCATTGGTGGCATTTTGATGCGATCGATTACAACGTTTATAACGAAGGTGAAGACGCTATCTATTTGCTTAAGGGTAAATCCTTTGATCATGACGTTGATCTCGAAAAAGGGAACTTTGATTATTTAATGGGTTGTGACCTTGACATGCAAAACTCAGAGGTTCAAGGGGAACTCAAATATTGGGGAGAATGGATTTATGACACAACCCATGTCGATGGCTTCCGATTTGATGCGGTTAAGCATGTGTCAGCAGGATTCTTTCCAGAATGGTTAGAGCATGTGCGCCATCACGCCAAACGGGATCTATTTGCAGTGGGGGAATATTGGTCTTACGAAGTAGAAGCTTTAAATAATTTCATCGCAATTACTGAGGGTAAGGTCGATCTATTTGATGCACCTTTGCACTTAAATTTCCATCTCGCCAGTCAAGCAGGGCAAGATTATGACCTCAGCCAAATTTTTGAAAATACCTTAGTCAAAGATCAGCCAACCCTCGCGGTTACCTTGGTAGAAAACCATGATTCTCAGCCATTGCAGTCTCTAGAATCAATTGTCGAGGCTTGGTTTAAACCCCTTGCCTACGCTTTGATTTTGCTAAGGCAAGAAGGATATCCTTGTATTTTTTATGGTGATTACTACGGCGCACATTACAAGGATTGGGGTAAAGATGGTAAAGAGTACGAAATTTGGATGGAGAGCCACCAATGGTTACTTGATAAGTTCCTTTTTGCGCGGCAAACCTATTGCTATGGCGATCAGTTAGACTATTTCGACCATCCTAATACGATTGGTTGGACAAGATTGGGAGATGAAGAGCATTCTGGTGGTATGGCGGTAGTACTTAGTAACGGCGAAGACGGACGGAAATGGATGAATGTCGGTCATCCTAATAGTACCTATACTGATATCACGGAGCATGTTGCTGAGACTGTGACCACCAACGACGAAGGCTGGGCAGAGTTTTGTTGCAATGGTGGCTCAGTTTCTGTATGGATCAAAAAGTAG
- a CDS encoding CsbD family protein, which produces MILRIYRSLLNIGLISILSFTFVFGIAIQNSSAEQSFTQLVNPPHTAIATMGKIKATAKDIEGKTQEAIGNVTGNAKNQIIGKAKQAEADARKATENIKDGVKLPERVNASVENLEGKTQEAFGNLTGDRRDQVTGKAKQIESKTRNLMEDAKDKLKGMLE; this is translated from the coding sequence ATGATTTTGCGAATTTATCGATCACTATTAAATATTGGATTAATTTCAATTCTTTCATTTACCTTCGTCTTTGGGATTGCTATTCAGAATAGTTCGGCAGAACAATCATTCACTCAACTAGTTAATCCCCCTCATACAGCGATCGCCACAATGGGGAAAATTAAAGCAACCGCCAAAGATATTGAAGGTAAAACTCAAGAAGCGATCGGCAATGTTACAGGTAATGCCAAAAATCAAATCATTGGAAAGGCAAAGCAAGCTGAAGCCGATGCTCGGAAAGCGACTGAAAATATTAAAGATGGTGTGAAATTGCCAGAACGAGTAAATGCGAGTGTCGAAAATCTAGAAGGGAAAACACAAGAAGCGTTCGGTAATTTGACAGGCGATCGCCGAGATCAAGTCACTGGCAAGGCAAAACAAATTGAATCGAAGACTCGCAATTTAATGGAAGATGCCAAAGATAAACTTAAAGGCATGTTGGAATAA
- a CDS encoding BLUF domain-containing protein, whose product MALYRLIYVSQAIAGLEYPDLVEILEKSERNNKKVGITGMLSFGDSMFLQVLEGSRRVISQTYNRILLDKRHVNAELIDFSEIEHRDFALWSMKVVQLGNHAEVRDIILKYSSSETFSPISMTGKQSLNFLRELTELYQKGVVS is encoded by the coding sequence ATGGCTCTCTATCGTTTAATCTATGTTAGTCAGGCGATCGCAGGACTAGAATATCCCGACTTGGTTGAAATTTTGGAGAAGTCCGAACGCAACAACAAAAAAGTAGGAATTACGGGAATGTTGAGTTTTGGCGATTCGATGTTTTTGCAGGTACTAGAGGGCAGTCGGCGTGTGATTAGCCAAACCTATAATCGCATTCTGCTAGATAAGCGTCATGTTAATGCTGAACTGATAGATTTCTCGGAAATTGAGCATCGTGATTTTGCTCTATGGTCTATGAAGGTTGTCCAACTTGGTAATCACGCCGAAGTGCGCGATATTATCTTGAAATACTCAAGTTCGGAGACATTTTCACCAATCTCGATGACTGGCAAGCAGAGTTTGAATTTTTTGCGTGAATTGACTGAACTCTATCAAAAAGGAGTAGTCTCCTAG
- a CDS encoding DUF433 domain-containing protein, producing the protein MNTKLVESLAQVIESLAPDEYALLQEKLKFRTIQKTIGVCGGHARIRNTRIPVWTIISLQQQGANTSELLRNFPALTTDDLSNVRFYYTTHQEEIDLAIASHQYEQEEAIIS; encoded by the coding sequence ATGAATACAAAACTAGTAGAATCCTTAGCCCAAGTAATTGAATCTCTTGCACCAGATGAATATGCCCTATTGCAAGAAAAACTAAAATTTCGCACAATCCAGAAAACCATCGGCGTATGTGGAGGTCATGCAAGAATCCGCAATACCCGCATCCCCGTTTGGACGATCATCTCACTCCAACAACAAGGAGCCAATACATCAGAGCTTTTACGCAACTTCCCCGCCTTAACCACAGACGACTTGAGCAACGTCCGATTCTATTACACTACACATCAAGAAGAAATCGATCTCGCGATCGCCTCTCATCAATACGAGCAAGAGGAAGCGATCATTAGCTAG
- a CDS encoding GlsB/YeaQ/YmgE family stress response membrane protein yields the protein MNFLWFILIGLAAGWLAGQLMRGGGFGLVGDIVVGVIGALLGGFLFSTFGVSTGGGLLGSLIVATIGAVVLLFGLRLIKSA from the coding sequence ATGAATTTTCTTTGGTTTATTTTGATCGGTTTAGCTGCTGGCTGGCTAGCAGGACAACTAATGAGAGGTGGTGGATTTGGATTAGTGGGAGATATCGTTGTCGGTGTCATTGGTGCATTGCTAGGTGGTTTCTTATTTAGCACCTTTGGTGTATCTACTGGTGGCGGACTGCTGGGTAGTTTGATTGTTGCCACGATTGGCGCTGTTGTCCTCCTATTTGGGCTACGCCTGATTAAATCAGCGTAA
- a CDS encoding CsbD family protein has translation MSLQERAKAAAKNIEGKIEEAVGNITNDSSKQAEGQAKQVEAEVRNASEDVKDRAKDVAETVKEKAKNVAESVKNKAKDVKNAID, from the coding sequence ATGAGTTTACAAGAAAGAGCTAAAGCCGCAGCCAAAAATATTGAAGGCAAAATTGAAGAAGCTGTAGGCAATATCACTAATGACTCTTCCAAGCAAGCTGAAGGGCAGGCAAAGCAGGTTGAAGCTGAAGTTCGCAATGCATCTGAAGATGTCAAAGATAGAGCTAAAGATGTTGCTGAAACCGTCAAAGAAAAAGCTAAGAATGTAGCTGAATCTGTAAAGAATAAGGCGAAAGATGTCAAAAATGCTATTGATTAA